A single window of Anomaloglossus baeobatrachus isolate aAnoBae1 chromosome 5, aAnoBae1.hap1, whole genome shotgun sequence DNA harbors:
- the LOC142312551 gene encoding E3 ubiquitin-protein ligase TRIM21-like gives MASADPTETLTCPNCQNTNADPGAVTCEHNFCWVCIDCVLDKQRGVHTHHECRGVERPVQERRVWEVAGHHSGITCTYCVHAPIPAVKSCVMCEASLCDTHLAVHSKSPEHVLIEPTTALRNRKCSIHKKILEYYCTADAACVCVSCILFGDHRGHRVETFDVVSERKKKKLKIDLNKITSKSDEREKKIQTLQSRRGEVKAKTSDVTERVTALFRDIRRQLDVLEKRVLSEISRQEEQVSLSVSKLIQHLELQRDALSSKISYLEELCTNTDPLIIIQEQESEREDYCDVEEDSDDWRDRQIYRVPGVDEGLVSVTLHTGLWGIMSSIKNGINVQGAADILLDVNTAGNDIHVSGDLKAASWSHIDQNYPEKPGRFQYDQVLSTRSFSSGRHFWEVETSETGVWFMGMCYPSIDRKGRQSWIGDNNKSWCLRRYDNVQYSVIHDGKWLQLPHSVSCQLLGIYLDYEAGQLSFYELRDPIRHLHTFSATFIEPLHVAFSVYKSWVRIKG, from the coding sequence ATGGCGTCTGCTGATCCAACTGAAACTCTTACCTGTCCCAACTGCCAGAACACGAATGCGGACCCTGGAGCCGTCACATGTGAGCACAACTTCTGCTGGGTGTGTATTGATTGTGTGCTGGACAAGCAGCGAGGAGTGCATACGCATCATGAGTGCCGAGGAGTGGAGCGGCCTGTTCAGGAACGCAGAGTTTGGGAGGTGGCGGGACACCACAGCGGCATCACCTGCACCTACTGTGTTCACGCTCCCATTCCAGCGGTAAAGTCCTGCGTCATGTGTGAAGCTTCTCTCTGTGACACCCATCTGGCTGTCCACAGCAAGTCACCAGAACATGTCCTGATCGAACCCACCACGGCCCTACGGAACCGGAAATGTTCCATCCACAAGAAGATCCTGGAGTATTACTGCACCGCTGATGCTGCCTGCGTCTGTGTGTCCTGCATTCTCTTCGGGGATCACAGAGGACATCGGGTGGAGACATTCGACGTCGTCTCCGAAAGGAAGAAGAAAAAGCTAAAGATCGACCTGAACAAAATCACCTCAAAGAGTGACGAAAGGGAGAAGAAAATCCAAACTCTGCAGAGTCGTCGAGGAGAAGTGAAAGCCAAAACATCTGACGTAACTGAGAGAGTGACTGCACTGTTTAGAGACATCAGGAGACAGCTGGACGTCCTGGAGAAGAGAGTCCTCAGCGAGATCTCCAGGCAGGAGGAGCAGGTGTCACTCTCGGTCTCCAAACTCATCCAACATCTGGAGCTCCAGAGGGATGCGCTGTCCAGCAAAATATCCTATCTGGAGGAGCTGTGTACCAACACTGATCCCCTCATCATCATACAGGAGCAGGAATCTGAGAGAGAAGACTACTGTGACGTAGAGGAGGACTCGGACGACTGGCGTGACAGGCAGATCTACAGAGTACCCGGGGTGGATGAGGGTCTGGTCTCAGTGACTTTACACACAGGATTATGGGGCATAATGTCCAGCATAAAGAACGGGATCAACGTACAAGGAGCTGCAGACATATTACTTGATGTCAACACAGCCGGCAATGACATCCATGTATCTGGAGACTTGAAAGCTGCGTCCTGGTCACATATCGACCAGAACTACCCAGAAAAACCCGGAAGGTTCCAATATGATCAGGTACTCAGTACCAGGAGCTTCAGTTCTGGGAGGCATTTCTGGGAGGTGGAGACTAGTGAGACTGGAGTTTGGTTTATGGGGATGTGTTACCCCAGCATTGATCGCAAGGGGCGCCAGTCATGGATTGGAGATAATAACAAGTCTTGGTGTTTACGCCGCTATGATAACGTCCAGTACTCGGTGATACATGATGGGAAATGGCTGCAGTTACCCCACAGTGTGTCCTGCCAGTTACTAGGGATTTACCTGGACTACGAAGCTGGCCAGTTGTCCTTCTACGAGCTCCGCGACCCCAtaagacacttacacaccttcagtGCCACCTTCATCGAGCCCTTGCACGTAGCCTTCAGTGTATACAAATCCTGGGTGCGCATCAAAGGCTAG